In Candidatus Defluviilinea proxima, a single genomic region encodes these proteins:
- a CDS encoding histidine triad nucleotide-binding protein → MTDTCIFCKIVSGEAKAEIVYRDEQVTAFRDIHPVTPTHILLIPNKHIESVNALEAEDEPVMGHLIAIAGKLAKEEGIHQSGYRLITNTGADGGQTVFHLHLHLIGGQRMKYPMG, encoded by the coding sequence ATGACAGATACATGTATTTTCTGTAAGATCGTTTCAGGGGAGGCAAAAGCCGAGATCGTGTACCGTGACGAACAAGTGACAGCCTTTCGCGATATTCACCCCGTGACGCCGACGCATATTCTACTTATCCCGAATAAACACATCGAATCCGTGAACGCCCTTGAAGCAGAAGATGAGCCAGTCATGGGACATCTCATTGCAATCGCTGGCAAACTTGCAAAAGAAGAAGGGATTCACCAGAGCGGATACCGCCTCATCACAAACACCGGAGCTGATGGTGGCCAAACCGTATTTCATCTTCATCTGCACTTGATCGGCGGACAAAGAATGAAATACCCAATGGGATAG
- a CDS encoding HEAT repeat domain-containing protein produces MNTQTTTFQTVLDALLASGKDFPRRYLQQFSDIGPLELKTLLEVWPRVKPERKLSLLEGLRSLAEKDTLVNFDEFARAILNDTEATVRVQAIRLLGECDDVKLIPSYLNLLKNDPDVNVRAEAATALNLFVDLGELEEITEETYGKLQAALLESANGSDEARVRRHALESLGYASNNADVVELVESSFDQGNNDWKVSALIAMGRSADDRWEDRVLRSMLEENNAIRKAAIQSAGLLALKSARLPLLRMLETEEDGDVISAAIWSLSQIGGEDVQLYIETLIDNTEDEDLIEFLEEALENLAFTEDLDRFELMSFDPDEIDGLEELEDLEDLEKLDGEEDE; encoded by the coding sequence ATGAACACTCAAACCACAACCTTTCAAACAGTGCTGGATGCTCTGCTTGCTTCAGGCAAGGATTTTCCCCGCCGCTACCTGCAACAGTTTTCAGATATTGGACCTCTCGAACTGAAGACTCTACTGGAAGTGTGGCCACGCGTCAAACCGGAACGCAAGCTGTCTCTGCTCGAGGGGCTTCGGTCGTTGGCTGAGAAAGATACCCTCGTCAACTTTGACGAGTTCGCGCGTGCCATTCTCAACGATACAGAAGCGACCGTCCGTGTGCAGGCCATTCGTTTGCTTGGCGAGTGCGATGATGTGAAACTGATCCCGTCGTATCTCAACCTGTTGAAGAACGACCCGGACGTGAACGTCCGTGCGGAGGCGGCGACTGCGCTCAACCTGTTCGTGGACCTCGGCGAGCTGGAGGAGATCACAGAAGAAACCTACGGGAAGCTACAGGCCGCTTTGCTCGAATCAGCCAACGGGTCGGATGAGGCGCGTGTTCGTCGTCATGCGTTGGAGTCGCTTGGATATGCATCCAACAATGCGGACGTGGTCGAGTTGGTCGAGTCATCTTTCGATCAAGGGAACAACGATTGGAAGGTCAGCGCATTGATCGCAATGGGACGTTCGGCCGATGACCGTTGGGAAGACCGCGTTCTTCGTTCGATGCTTGAGGAAAATAATGCGATCCGCAAGGCCGCGATACAAAGCGCGGGGTTGCTTGCGTTGAAGTCTGCACGTTTGCCGTTGTTGCGTATGTTGGAGACAGAGGAAGATGGTGATGTGATCAGTGCGGCGATCTGGTCGCTTTCGCAGATCGGCGGCGAGGATGTGCAACTCTACATCGAGACCCTGATCGATAACACGGAAGATGAAGACCTGATCGAGTTCCTTGAAGAGGCGCTTGAGAATCTGGCCTTCACCGAAGACCTCGACCGCTTTGAGTTGATGTCGTTTGACCCTGACGAGATCGATGGCCTTGAAGAACTCGAAGACCTTGAAGACCTCGAGAAACTTGATGGGGAAGAAGACGAGTAG
- a CDS encoding DUF1801 domain-containing protein produces the protein MKKTTVSSKSKAAQNNTSVKEFIASLEDEQLVKDCQVLIEMMQRISGQKPKIWNAGTIGFDTYHYKYDSGREGDGHVLGFHPGKGKTTIYLMDGTARYSELLAKLGKHTTTGYCVYIKRLGDVEIPTLEQIIQKSYENIKSQDGHINQILWQK, from the coding sequence ATGAAAAAAACAACCGTTTCATCTAAAAGCAAGGCCGCTCAGAACAACACTTCGGTTAAAGAGTTTATTGCTTCGTTAGAGGATGAACAGTTGGTAAAAGATTGCCAGGTACTTATAGAAATGATGCAGAGAATAAGTGGGCAGAAGCCAAAGATTTGGAATGCGGGCACTATCGGGTTTGATACCTACCACTATAAATACGACAGCGGGCGCGAAGGCGACGGTCATGTTCTTGGCTTTCATCCAGGAAAAGGCAAGACTACCATTTACCTGATGGACGGCACGGCACGCTATTCTGAATTGCTGGCTAAGTTAGGTAAACATACCACTACTGGATACTGTGTTTATATCAAACGGCTTGGCGATGTAGAGATACCGACCCTTGAGCAAATCATCCAAAAGTCATATGAGAATATAAAGTCTCAAGACGGACACATCAACCAAATATTATGGCAAAAATAA
- a CDS encoding LysM peptidoglycan-binding domain-containing protein, translated as MKIRKLFFISSLFLVLLLIGMALPAYSVTAAPNQQGFITATPGPDGRIMYTVVSGDSCSQVALLHNITVAQLRLYNTRLDKDCNLSEGQQLVVGLVPLITSPTPGPAPTNTPPAVTSTPFTGTTEVCILLFNDINGDALRQEIELGIDGGAVSLTNLNGSYSQTQNTTSALDPDLQEPTRACFKDVPPGKYNVSMAIPDGYNPTMNPTYTFDVKAGDRASVDFGAQSKTVTSQEPAPTTTDEGGSRSPMLGIFGLLLLLGGVGLGYFAYRSNQPKSKLKDSPLMKR; from the coding sequence ATGAAAATACGGAAACTATTTTTTATTAGCTCGTTATTTTTGGTCTTGTTATTGATCGGCATGGCCTTGCCTGCGTATAGCGTAACCGCTGCGCCGAACCAGCAGGGATTTATCACGGCTACACCGGGCCCTGATGGACGCATCATGTACACGGTTGTATCGGGTGATTCCTGTTCGCAGGTTGCACTGCTTCATAACATCACGGTCGCTCAGTTGCGCCTGTACAATACACGTCTCGATAAAGACTGTAATCTATCAGAGGGTCAACAACTGGTCGTTGGACTTGTTCCGCTGATTACTTCCCCCACGCCGGGGCCTGCTCCCACCAACACGCCTCCCGCTGTGACCTCCACTCCTTTCACTGGGACGACTGAGGTCTGTATCCTTTTGTTTAACGATATCAACGGTGATGCCTTGCGGCAGGAGATCGAACTAGGCATCGACGGTGGAGCGGTCAGTCTCACGAATTTGAACGGCTCGTACTCGCAGACTCAGAACACCACTTCGGCTCTTGACCCTGATCTGCAAGAACCGACCCGTGCATGTTTTAAAGATGTTCCACCCGGAAAATACAATGTCAGTATGGCCATCCCTGATGGATACAACCCGACGATGAATCCCACCTATACATTCGATGTCAAAGCCGGTGACCGTGCTTCTGTGGACTTTGGCGCACAATCCAAGACGGTGACGTCGCAAGAACCAGCGCCGACCACAACCGATGAAGGCGGAAGCCGTTCTCCCATGTTGGGCATATTCGGTTTGTTGTTGTTGCTCGGGGGAGTGGGGCTGGGGTACTTTGCGTATCGGTCAAACCAGCCAAAGAGTAAACTAAAAGATAGTCCGTTGATGAAGCGATAA
- a CDS encoding GNAT family N-acetyltransferase: MIREVNTQDANDMAELLRQLSSSDEASVTEETVAAIKAKIADMSQLEHMMVFGYELDGKIVGTCTLGRVEGLSKGCRPFAIIENVVVLDAIRSRGIGKQLVRHAMTQAEKWNCYKVILETGTKDEWKLRFYDSCGLTRGGKTAFMKRF; the protein is encoded by the coding sequence ATGATTCGAGAAGTAAACACACAAGACGCCAATGACATGGCTGAATTGCTCAGGCAATTGAGTTCGTCTGATGAGGCAAGCGTTACCGAAGAGACGGTGGCTGCGATCAAAGCAAAAATCGCGGACATGTCACAGCTGGAGCACATGATGGTCTTTGGATATGAACTGGATGGAAAAATAGTCGGGACCTGTACCCTCGGAAGAGTGGAGGGATTATCAAAGGGATGCCGTCCATTCGCGATCATTGAAAACGTGGTCGTGCTGGATGCGATACGAAGCCGGGGAATTGGCAAACAATTGGTGCGCCATGCAATGACGCAAGCGGAAAAATGGAATTGCTACAAGGTGATTTTAGAGACAGGAACAAAAGACGAATGGAAACTGCGGTTTTATGACAGTTGCGGTTTAACGCGCGGCGGCAAGACAGCCTTCATGAAAAGGTTTTAA
- a CDS encoding CPBP family intramembrane metalloprotease — protein sequence MKKVFTLYTLGIVAVGLAIWEPNLKWLSPLVYLLVFPVCAIWLWRSEGRTLQDLGLSRSGDAWKQSLSWAIGLGLIFPVLILLAQVLFGWVTLTPRALVYGEYPTYILVPGYIAFVLVKMFFIAAIEEFVFRGFFLQRLALGMNMVWAVLLSSALWSIGHLASMVSEGLPLFAITLGMLTFIVWGTALSIGYLRTGKSLWFPFGLHYGLNISFSLLGGFILTRYQAPQWLVGTPPWMPESGVLGPLIWLLAIGVICKITSRLTLSNQVVVE from the coding sequence ATGAAAAAAGTATTTACATTGTACACATTGGGAATCGTTGCAGTTGGCTTGGCGATCTGGGAACCAAACTTGAAATGGTTATCGCCACTAGTGTATTTGCTCGTTTTCCCTGTGTGTGCCATCTGGTTATGGCGCAGTGAAGGGCGGACTCTGCAAGACCTGGGCTTGAGTCGAAGCGGGGACGCATGGAAGCAGTCCTTAAGCTGGGCCATTGGACTGGGACTGATATTTCCCGTGCTGATCCTGTTGGCGCAAGTTCTCTTTGGTTGGGTAACACTGACGCCTCGTGCTCTTGTGTATGGTGAGTACCCAACATACATTCTTGTGCCGGGCTATATCGCTTTTGTTTTGGTCAAAATGTTCTTTATTGCCGCGATCGAGGAGTTCGTCTTTCGCGGCTTTTTCCTCCAGCGACTTGCGCTCGGCATGAACATGGTATGGGCAGTGTTGTTATCATCCGCGCTGTGGAGCATCGGGCATCTTGCATCAATGGTCAGTGAAGGGTTACCCCTCTTTGCGATAACACTGGGCATGTTGACATTTATCGTATGGGGAACTGCGTTAAGCATCGGCTATTTGCGGACTGGGAAATCGCTCTGGTTTCCTTTCGGTCTGCATTATGGTTTGAATATCAGCTTCAGTTTACTGGGAGGCTTTATTCTGACAAGGTATCAGGCTCCGCAATGGTTGGTAGGCACTCCTCCGTGGATGCCTGAGTCGGGAGTGTTGGGTCCGCTGATCTGGTTGCTGGCAATCGGAGTGATTTGTAAAATTACCAGCCGCCTGACACTTTCGAATCAAGTGGTGGTTGAGTAG
- a CDS encoding AEC family transporter has protein sequence MAFSTLFSTFANNILPIILLGGAGFALGKILHVDAQALGRVVFYVFSPVLIFDLMIKNQLELSEAAIVIGFSTSIILTVGLLTYLFGKLLKLERPALISVIVTSMFANTGNYGLPLVSFAFGEKALPYAGIYFVTTTLLFYSLGVLLASLGHMNFKDALLGLFKVPTLYAVLLALIVNTLHVELPLAINRAVELASGGTIPAMLVLLGLQMTKVEFSKNMRALQLSVAMRLLVAPALALLVAGIFGMQGFARQGAITQASMPSMVSSTVLASEYHLDTKLVAAVVLVSTLLSPLTLTPLLVFLGR, from the coding sequence ATGGCTTTTTCAACACTTTTTTCTACGTTTGCCAATAACATCCTTCCGATCATTTTGCTCGGAGGGGCTGGCTTTGCGCTGGGAAAGATACTACATGTCGATGCGCAGGCTTTGGGGCGGGTGGTCTTTTATGTGTTCAGCCCGGTCTTGATCTTCGACTTGATGATCAAGAATCAGCTTGAACTTAGCGAGGCCGCAATTGTGATCGGGTTCTCGACATCCATTATTTTGACGGTGGGATTGCTCACTTACCTTTTCGGGAAGTTGTTGAAACTGGAACGGCCTGCATTGATCTCGGTCATAGTAACATCCATGTTTGCGAACACAGGGAATTACGGTCTGCCGCTTGTCTCATTCGCGTTTGGGGAAAAGGCTTTGCCTTATGCAGGTATTTATTTTGTGACGACCACTTTGTTGTTCTACTCTCTCGGCGTTTTGCTTGCTTCTTTGGGACACATGAACTTCAAGGACGCTTTGCTCGGCTTGTTCAAAGTGCCAACATTGTACGCGGTGCTTCTGGCGTTGATCGTCAATACCTTGCACGTCGAACTTCCTCTTGCCATCAACCGTGCTGTGGAACTTGCCTCAGGTGGGACGATCCCTGCCATGCTTGTACTTCTTGGCTTGCAAATGACAAAAGTTGAATTCTCGAAGAATATGCGAGCCTTGCAATTGAGCGTGGCCATGCGTCTGCTCGTTGCACCTGCGCTTGCGCTCTTGGTGGCTGGGATATTTGGCATGCAAGGCTTTGCCCGTCAGGGAGCCATCACGCAGGCCTCCATGCCGAGTATGGTCAGTTCCACGGTTCTCGCATCGGAATATCACCTCGATACGAAACTTGTCGCGGCGGTTGTGCTGGTCAGCACGTTGTTGAGTCCGCTCACGTTGACGCCGTTGCTTGTGTTTTTAGGGAGATGA
- a CDS encoding DUF4145 domain-containing protein, with amino-acid sequence MSDNHFKPIGKFFSDNWKSLLFLVVCWYFGIKIFNLGYSNLDLSKPDEIKPLFLTISAFGILLILLPFFKRVKVGEIEIEREIEQAKKDLTEFKNETRNTISIMSSQITAVASIRNQNQVTVYVPGYEEAKADLKQKTSQAVEKEAEEIKDEFLENQDTAMSVLKIRVQLEYLLRKLLEKRVSVSDASKGIKFMSMLQMTKEFFQYYPDYKYLQKSFDYVREVGNAAAHAQVIPEFQAQEALDIGSRLIAILKDIAQQEGVL; translated from the coding sequence ATGTCCGACAATCATTTCAAGCCAATCGGAAAATTTTTTTCTGATAACTGGAAAAGTTTGCTTTTCCTTGTTGTATGTTGGTATTTCGGTATAAAAATATTCAACTTGGGATATTCAAATCTTGACTTATCAAAGCCAGATGAAATCAAGCCGTTATTTTTGACAATCTCTGCGTTTGGAATTCTCTTAATCTTGCTTCCTTTTTTCAAAAGAGTGAAAGTTGGAGAAATTGAAATAGAGAGAGAAATAGAACAGGCAAAGAAAGATTTAACCGAGTTCAAGAACGAGACTAGAAATACAATTTCTATAATGTCGAGTCAAATCACAGCAGTCGCAAGTATTAGAAACCAGAATCAAGTTACAGTTTATGTTCCTGGCTACGAAGAAGCGAAGGCTGACTTAAAGCAAAAGACATCACAGGCAGTAGAAAAGGAAGCGGAAGAAATAAAAGATGAATTCCTAGAAAATCAAGATACGGCGATGTCTGTTTTGAAAATAAGAGTTCAACTTGAGTATTTATTACGAAAACTTCTTGAAAAACGGGTTAGCGTGAGTGACGCATCCAAAGGCATTAAGTTTATGTCAATGTTGCAAATGACAAAAGAGTTTTTCCAATACTATCCAGATTACAAGTACCTGCAAAAATCCTTTGATTATGTTAGAGAAGTTGGTAATGCAGCGGCTCACGCTCAAGTAATTCCCGAATTTCAAGCGCAAGAAGCATTGGATATTGGATCAAGGCTAATTGCTATTCTGAAAGACATCGCTCAACAAGAAGGTGTTTTATAA
- a CDS encoding toll/interleukin-1 receptor domain-containing protein, whose amino-acid sequence MNSKDDQVTTIHNEVFSLEEAANRFDGSPIIKRFGTWAVTTYGVECLSTRYPISFKRMSETDWMSHVKEKTWVVIDDFANAFYYASEIQERRKLFVKAGKPLRVFLCHAKEDKLVVRKIYYELIANGIEPWLDEKSILPGQNWTLEIKKAVRSSDVVVIFLSNKSVDKTGYVQKEIRIALDAADERPEGKIFLIPAKIEECKVPDRLSSRQWVDLYSQDGFELLIQSLYVCAQDDAETT is encoded by the coding sequence ATGAATTCTAAAGACGACCAAGTAACAACAATTCATAACGAAGTCTTTAGTTTGGAGGAAGCCGCCAACCGCTTTGATGGCTCACCAATAATTAAACGTTTTGGGACTTGGGCGGTAACCACATATGGCGTGGAATGTCTCAGCACGCGTTATCCTATTTCATTTAAAAGGATGAGCGAAACAGATTGGATGTCTCACGTGAAGGAAAAAACATGGGTCGTCATAGATGATTTTGCAAATGCCTTTTATTATGCAAGCGAAATTCAAGAAAGAAGAAAGCTCTTTGTGAAAGCGGGAAAACCGCTGAGAGTGTTTTTATGCCATGCGAAAGAAGATAAACTCGTCGTTAGAAAAATATATTATGAGTTAATTGCTAATGGTATTGAGCCTTGGCTTGATGAAAAAAGTATCCTGCCCGGTCAGAATTGGACTTTGGAGATAAAGAAAGCTGTAAGAAGTAGCGACGTTGTTGTCATTTTCTTATCTAACAAGTCAGTTGATAAAACTGGGTATGTTCAAAAGGAGATAAGAATTGCACTTGACGCAGCAGATGAGAGGCCCGAGGGCAAGATATTTCTAATACCAGCCAAGATCGAAGAGTGTAAAGTTCCAGATAGATTGAGCAGTAGGCAATGGGTAGACTTGTATTCTCAAGATGGATTTGAGCTTCTTATACAGTCCCTTTATGTTTGTGCTCAAGACGATGCAGAAACAACCTAA
- a CDS encoding acylphosphatase — MDKKHKPASDIVRAHIWVQGRVQGVGFRAHVEYAARTITGITGWVRNVGYDTVEAIAEGERENVERFIEWMQEGPRMARVDESKVEWEDVTGEFQGFGVKRSG; from the coding sequence ATGGATAAAAAACATAAACCCGCATCTGACATTGTCCGCGCGCACATATGGGTGCAGGGACGTGTGCAAGGCGTTGGTTTTCGTGCCCACGTGGAATACGCCGCGCGGACGATCACCGGCATCACTGGCTGGGTGCGCAACGTGGGCTATGACACCGTCGAGGCCATCGCAGAAGGTGAGCGCGAAAACGTGGAGCGCTTCATCGAATGGATGCAGGAAGGTCCGCGCATGGCACGCGTGGACGAGTCTAAAGTGGAGTGGGAAGATGTGACGGGCGAGTTTCAGGGATTTGGTGTGAAGAGGAGCGGGTGA
- a CDS encoding site-specific DNA-methyltransferase → MARNKLNNLTNKEWLKFQKSWFIHNPPPRKKGVLVHPAKYPETMAQEFIEFFTMEGETVLDPMAGTGSTLVAALRAGRNSYGIELNPKYAKIAKQIIEDERNTLGEAIINLKSEIVNGDAAKINTYQLPIFDYVLTSPPYWDMLRVKGAENQKKRRDSDKLDVHYSDDPNDMGNIADYEEFLGKLVHIYEGLKPLLREKSYITIIVKNVKKGGKIYPLAWDIARELGKTYTLKDEKIWLQDNQPLAPFGMGSAWVSNTFHHYCLQFRND, encoded by the coding sequence ATGGCCCGAAATAAACTCAACAACCTCACGAATAAAGAATGGCTGAAGTTCCAGAAATCATGGTTCATTCATAACCCACCTCCTCGTAAAAAGGGAGTCTTGGTCCATCCCGCCAAGTACCCTGAGACGATGGCGCAGGAATTCATTGAGTTTTTCACCATGGAAGGCGAAACCGTCCTCGACCCCATGGCAGGGACAGGTTCGACTCTCGTTGCGGCCTTGCGTGCGGGGCGGAACAGTTATGGTATTGAGTTGAATCCTAAATATGCGAAGATCGCAAAGCAGATCATCGAAGATGAACGCAATACGCTTGGTGAAGCGATCATCAATCTGAAATCTGAAATCGTAAATGGGGATGCGGCAAAAATTAACACTTACCAATTACCAATCTTCGACTATGTATTAACTTCGCCACCTTACTGGGACATGCTCCGCGTAAAAGGCGCAGAGAATCAAAAGAAACGCCGCGACTCGGATAAGTTGGATGTCCATTATTCAGATGACCCGAACGATATGGGGAATATCGCTGATTACGAAGAGTTTCTTGGAAAACTGGTTCATATCTATGAGGGGCTAAAACCCTTACTGCGAGAAAAATCCTACATCACGATCATCGTCAAGAACGTAAAGAAGGGCGGGAAAATTTATCCCCTCGCATGGGACATTGCCCGCGAACTCGGCAAGACCTACACACTCAAAGACGAAAAGATCTGGTTACAAGATAACCAACCCCTCGCGCCGTTCGGCATGGGGTCTGCTTGGGTGAGCAATACGTTCCATCACTATTGTTTGCAGTTTAGGAATGATTGA
- a CDS encoding NAD-dependent epimerase/dehydratase family protein has protein sequence MTEKLVLVTGACGEIGQALIQGLAKRGGYKIVTSDLAPLPDSIKAMSAEHAQGDLVYKIKTFYDYDFDVVFHLAASLSSKAEVSSEDAHRINVEGTMQLLMMAAYRSEKYHKDVKFVFPSSIAAYGMPSLEAKKTAGLVTETEFNFPHTMYGCNKLYCEKLGMYYSKYNGQKHLDENPPHFLDFRGIRFPGLISAFTLPSGGTSDYGPEMLHAAAQGKPYSCFVREDTKISFMAMPDAIKSLLMMLDVPREKLNHQVYNIAAFAITAGEFRDRAMKAFPDAKITFEPNPRRQGIVDSWPEDVDDSLARTEWGWEPDYDENRFFDEYFLPEIKKRYGK, from the coding sequence ATGACCGAAAAACTTGTGCTGGTGACTGGCGCTTGTGGTGAGATTGGTCAGGCTCTTATTCAGGGGTTGGCAAAACGTGGGGGCTATAAAATCGTAACATCAGATCTGGCTCCACTGCCCGATAGCATTAAGGCGATGTCGGCGGAGCACGCGCAAGGGGATCTGGTATACAAGATCAAAACTTTCTACGATTATGATTTCGATGTGGTCTTTCACTTGGCGGCTTCGCTTTCCTCGAAGGCGGAGGTTTCCAGTGAAGATGCGCATCGCATCAACGTGGAAGGCACGATGCAACTGCTGATGATGGCGGCGTATCGTTCGGAGAAATATCACAAAGATGTGAAGTTTGTGTTCCCGAGTTCGATTGCCGCGTATGGTATGCCGAGTCTTGAAGCGAAGAAGACGGCCGGGCTTGTGACCGAAACCGAGTTTAATTTTCCGCATACGATGTATGGATGTAATAAACTGTATTGCGAAAAATTGGGGATGTACTACAGCAAGTACAACGGTCAAAAACATTTGGATGAAAACCCGCCTCATTTTCTGGACTTTAGAGGGATCCGGTTCCCCGGCTTGATCTCAGCCTTTACCTTGCCTAGTGGCGGGACAAGTGACTATGGTCCCGAGATGCTTCATGCGGCGGCACAGGGAAAACCCTATTCGTGTTTCGTGCGTGAGGATACGAAGATCTCGTTCATGGCGATGCCCGATGCGATCAAATCTTTGTTGATGATGTTGGATGTGCCGCGTGAAAAGTTGAACCATCAAGTGTATAACATCGCGGCATTTGCGATCACAGCAGGGGAGTTCCGTGACCGTGCGATGAAGGCTTTCCCTGATGCGAAGATCACCTTCGAACCCAATCCGCGCCGACAGGGCATCGTCGATTCGTGGCCTGAAGATGTGGATGATTCCCTCGCGCGTACAGAATGGGGCTGGGAACCAGATTACGATGAAAACCGTTTCTTCGATGAATATTTTTTACCGGAGATCAAGAAACGATATGGAAAATAA
- a CDS encoding site-2 protease family protein translates to MNETMLTWLVFILAFGGMIIIHELGHYLAALMVKVEVEEFGIGFPTPGAIAFWIAKGYFFLRNGKRVEIPRNFRMPVLWDELVDREVKITVDEVDGRLILRSIEAVVYEEKRQAPARGQKLDEIYVDEDGNPIDPPKDDVKTEVSKKLITAGKTFGAVQLTDVIAEVHPGTRFTINWLPIGGFVRPKGENDPNIEGGLAAAAPWKRLVVLFAGPLMNLVMAVVLISVIISQMGGIISSPLDETGPQDILITEVVPNSPADQAGLQMGDILRTGAGQTLSGDKDLETVITAGKDTPTVFVVDRQGETLELTITPRMNEAAGRPMIGIAYCAGCEFKPITNPLENLKYSLRFTGVQINSLVTLPVRLIMGTIPPEQGRLVGLKGIFDIVGQGVASDVKASQEKAATSQTSSPSAASSPYNQPVQTLFIIASLSISLGIFNLFPFPALDGGRIIFVIPEMIFRKRIPHQFENYVHGIGMMLLLALMLYINVRDFIDPVTSNLP, encoded by the coding sequence ATGAACGAAACTATGTTAACCTGGCTGGTTTTCATTCTGGCCTTTGGCGGAATGATCATTATTCACGAACTCGGACACTACCTTGCCGCCTTAATGGTGAAAGTGGAAGTAGAAGAATTTGGTATCGGTTTCCCGACCCCCGGTGCAATTGCATTCTGGATCGCAAAAGGCTATTTCTTCTTGCGAAATGGCAAACGAGTGGAGATTCCTCGAAACTTCCGCATGCCGGTTCTATGGGATGAACTTGTTGACCGCGAAGTAAAGATCACCGTGGACGAGGTGGATGGCCGCCTGATCCTGCGTTCGATCGAAGCGGTTGTATATGAAGAAAAGCGACAAGCTCCCGCCCGTGGGCAAAAGCTTGATGAAATTTATGTAGACGAAGATGGTAATCCCATTGACCCGCCGAAAGACGATGTAAAAACGGAAGTTTCAAAGAAACTGATCACGGCTGGCAAGACGTTTGGTGCCGTACAGCTAACGGACGTGATCGCAGAAGTCCACCCCGGCACACGCTTTACGATCAACTGGCTTCCGATTGGTGGCTTTGTACGCCCGAAGGGTGAGAACGACCCCAACATTGAAGGTGGTCTTGCCGCCGCCGCGCCATGGAAGCGTTTGGTTGTGTTATTTGCTGGACCGTTGATGAACCTCGTGATGGCGGTCGTATTGATCAGTGTCATTATCAGCCAGATGGGCGGCATCATTTCTTCGCCGCTTGATGAGACCGGCCCGCAGGATATTCTCATTACTGAAGTTGTGCCGAACAGCCCGGCTGATCAAGCTGGTTTGCAGATGGGCGATATTCTGCGCACGGGCGCTGGACAAACTCTCAGCGGTGATAAAGACCTCGAAACTGTTATAACTGCCGGTAAAGATACGCCCACTGTCTTTGTTGTAGACAGACAGGGCGAGACCCTTGAATTAACCATCACGCCTCGTATGAATGAAGCTGCTGGGCGGCCTATGATCGGTATCGCGTATTGTGCCGGATGTGAATTCAAGCCGATCACCAATCCACTTGAAAACTTGAAATACAGTTTGCGTTTTACGGGTGTACAGATCAACTCTCTCGTCACGTTGCCTGTACGTTTGATCATGGGAACCATCCCTCCCGAGCAGGGACGTCTCGTTGGCTTGAAAGGTATCTTCGATATTGTAGGGCAGGGTGTGGCCAGCGATGTGAAGGCCAGCCAGGAGAAAGCCGCAACATCTCAAACATCATCTCCGTCTGCGGCATCAAGCCCGTATAACCAACCGGTGCAAACACTGTTCATCATCGCATCGCTTTCCATCAGTCTCGGTATCTTCAACCTCTTTCCGTTCCCTGCGCTTGATGGTGGACGTATCATCTTTGTCATTCCTGAGATGATCTTCCGCAAGCGTATTCCGCATCAGTTCGAGAACTATGTCCACGGGATCGGTATGATGCTCCTATTAGCTTTGATGCTTTATATCAACGTGCGCGATTTCATTGACCCTGTCACCTCAAACCTTCCATAA